A single genomic interval of Babylonia areolata isolate BAREFJ2019XMU chromosome 26, ASM4173473v1, whole genome shotgun sequence harbors:
- the LOC143300469 gene encoding cytochrome b-c1 complex subunit Rieske, mitochondrial-like gives MLSVPKPSFIYAVNQVVANAAKPVGKVSLNNLEKIFVAPQKLAQTSYSLSKLTPTGADRVSYSLGSPSQVRFAHSDVQIPDFSYYRRDGTKDNHASSDPSYGGRRAFTYMVVGGGSVAGAYAAKTVVNEFVASLSATADVLAMAKIEIKLSEIPEGKNMTFKWRGKPLFVRHRTAEEIEAEQGVDVSQLRHQETDADRVKDPKWLVLLGICTHLGCVPLANVGDYGGYYCPCHGSHYDASGRIRKGPAPLNLEIPEYSFPEDGLLVVG, from the exons ATGTTGTCCGTACCGAAACCATCGTTTATCTATGCGGTGAATCAAGTTGTGGCAAACGCAGCGAAGCCAGTAGGAAAAGTGTCTCTCAACAATCTTGAGAAAATATTCGTCGCACCACAAAAACTCGCCCAAACCAGTTACTCTTTGTCAAAGTTGACCCCAACAGGAGCTGATCGTGTTTCGTATTCTCTCGGCT ctccatCCCAGGTGCGCTTTGCCCACTCGGACGTTCAAATCCCTGACTTTTCTTACTATCGACGTGACGGAACCAAGGACAACCATGCTTCATCAGATCCTTCGTATGGTGGTCGCCGAGCCTTCACCTACATGGTGGTTGGAG GGGGCTCTGTAGCTGGTGCCTATGCAGCAAAAACTGTGGTGAATGAGTTTGTTGCCAGCCTGTCTGCCACAGCTGATGTTTTGGCCATGGCCAAGATTGAGATTAAGCTGAGTGAGATCCCGGAAGGCAAGAACATGACCTTCAAGTGGCGTGGAAAGCCTTTGTTCGTGCGTCACCGCACAGCGGAGGAGATCGAGGCGGAGCAGGGGGTGGATGTCAGTCAGCTTCGGCACCAGGAGACGGATGCCGATCGTGTGAAGGATCCAAAGTGGTTGGTGCTGCTGGGAATCTGCACACATTTAG GGTGTGTCCCTCTGGCTAACGTTGGGGACTATGGCGGCTACTACTGCCCGTGTCACGGTTCTCACTACGACGCCTCTGGCAGAATCCGCAAGGGGCCAGCACCTCTCAACCTGGAGATACCAGAGTATTCCTTCCCTGAGGATGGTCTGCTGGTGGTGGGATAG